The following are encoded in a window of Kaistia algarum genomic DNA:
- the mbfA gene encoding iron exporter MbfA yields MLFTRTNRKRFADLSEREVLALAISSEEDDGRIYATYASHLRKDYPASAAIFDEMAEEEDGHRKRLIQEFQRRFGDAIPLIRREHITGYYSRRPIWLVENLGIERIRQEAANMEADAYNYYMAAAKRTSDPQTRELLGDLAAQERQHMARASEAEAAHLPEEAKEEEAHQARRQFILTWVQPGLAGLMDGSVSTLAPIFATAFATQDSHTTLLVGLAAATGAGISMGFTEAAHDDGVLSGRGSPIKRGFASGIMTAIGGLGHALPYFIPHFWTATVIAIAVVFVELWAIAFIQNRFMETPFFRAALQVVVGGALVLAAGILIGSG; encoded by the coding sequence ATGCTCTTCACCCGCACCAACCGCAAGCGCTTCGCCGACCTTTCCGAACGCGAGGTTCTCGCGCTCGCGATATCGTCCGAAGAGGACGACGGGCGCATCTACGCGACCTATGCGTCGCATCTGCGCAAGGACTACCCTGCCTCGGCGGCGATCTTCGACGAGATGGCGGAGGAAGAGGACGGGCACCGCAAGCGGCTGATCCAGGAGTTCCAGCGCCGCTTCGGCGATGCGATCCCGTTGATCCGACGCGAACACATCACCGGCTATTATTCCCGCCGCCCGATCTGGCTGGTGGAGAATCTCGGCATCGAGCGCATCCGCCAGGAAGCGGCCAATATGGAGGCCGACGCCTATAACTACTACATGGCGGCGGCGAAGCGGACCAGTGACCCGCAGACTCGCGAATTGCTCGGCGATCTGGCGGCCCAGGAGCGCCAGCACATGGCGCGGGCGAGTGAGGCGGAAGCCGCTCACCTGCCCGAGGAAGCCAAGGAAGAGGAAGCGCATCAGGCGCGCCGGCAATTCATCCTGACCTGGGTGCAGCCGGGCCTTGCCGGGCTAATGGACGGGTCGGTCTCGACTCTGGCGCCGATCTTCGCCACGGCTTTCGCGACGCAGGATTCGCACACGACGCTCCTCGTCGGCCTCGCGGCAGCGACCGGCGCCGGTATCTCGATGGGGTTCACCGAGGCGGCGCACGACGACGGCGTGCTGTCGGGGCGCGGCTCGCCGATCAAGCGCGGCTTCGCTTCGGGCATCATGACGGCGATCGGCGGCCTCGGCCACGCCCTGCCCTATTTCATCCCGCATTTCTGGACTGCGACAGTGATCGCCATCGCCGTCGTGTTCGTCGAGCTATGGGCGATCGCCTTCATCCAGAACCGCTTCATGGAGACACCCTTCTTCCGCGCCGCCTTGCAGGTGGTCGTCGGCGGCGCGCTGGTGCTGGCGGCGGGTATCCTGATCGGGTCGGGATAG
- a CDS encoding HlyD family secretion protein, with protein sequence MRRYKTLAVTFALLACLAGNGSAAAADADGFGAKLQQLWQKLGGKRLPDGISATNGRIEADEVLISAKLAGRVSDVLVNEGDTVDAGTILARMDTSELDAELAGGNAQVRKAETAIAGAEAAIAQRQSELTLAKQEFDRASTLKNKGFGTDQAVDLKQSTLNVAEAALNAARASLDEANAAADAARADVARIASLIDDSVLKAPRRGRVEYKLVQAGEVVAAGAPIVTLLDLSSVYMTVFVPARVAGVLQVGGEARIVLDPAPDYVVPANVSFVAGSAQFTPKTVETDDEREKLMFRVKLQIAPSLLRQYETYVKTGVRGVAYLRTDPAITWPTELDVKLPK encoded by the coding sequence TTGCGACGCTACAAAACGCTCGCCGTCACTTTCGCCCTTCTGGCTTGCCTCGCGGGCAACGGCTCAGCGGCAGCGGCGGATGCCGATGGCTTCGGCGCGAAGCTGCAGCAACTCTGGCAGAAACTCGGCGGCAAGCGTCTCCCCGATGGAATCTCGGCCACCAACGGCCGGATCGAGGCCGACGAAGTTCTCATTTCCGCCAAGCTCGCTGGACGCGTCTCGGACGTCCTCGTGAACGAGGGCGACACGGTCGATGCTGGCACCATCCTCGCGCGTATGGATACAAGCGAGCTGGATGCGGAGCTGGCCGGCGGCAATGCGCAGGTGCGCAAGGCGGAGACGGCGATCGCCGGCGCCGAGGCGGCGATCGCGCAGCGACAAAGCGAACTGACCCTCGCCAAGCAGGAATTCGATCGCGCCTCGACACTCAAGAACAAGGGCTTCGGCACCGATCAGGCGGTCGATCTGAAGCAGTCGACGCTCAATGTCGCGGAAGCCGCGCTCAACGCCGCCAGGGCGAGCCTTGATGAGGCCAATGCGGCGGCGGATGCAGCGCGTGCCGATGTGGCGCGCATTGCCTCGCTCATCGACGATTCCGTGCTGAAGGCGCCGCGCCGGGGCCGCGTCGAATACAAGCTCGTTCAGGCCGGCGAGGTCGTGGCCGCCGGTGCCCCCATCGTGACGTTGCTCGATCTTTCCAGCGTCTACATGACCGTGTTCGTGCCGGCGCGTGTGGCCGGCGTCCTCCAGGTCGGCGGGGAGGCGCGCATCGTGCTCGATCCGGCTCCGGACTATGTCGTCCCGGCGAACGTCTCCTTCGTCGCCGGCAGCGCCCAGTTCACGCCGAAGACGGTCGAGACCGACGACGAACGCGAGAAGCTGATGTTCCGCGTCAAGCTGCAGATCGCGCCGAGCCTGCTCCGGCAGTATGAGACCTACGTCAAGACCGGCGTGCGCGGCGTTGCCTATCTGCGCACCGATCCCGCCATCACCTGGCCGACCGAACTGGATGTGAAGCTCCCCAAATGA
- the rbbA gene encoding ribosome-associated ATPase/putative transporter RbbA translates to MTGSAIRFVGVEHRYGKTAALAGIDIDVPAGVMAGLIGPDGVGKSTLLGIIAGVTRIQKGSVQVLGCDMRRSAERRQAGARIAYMPQGLGRNLYPTLSIEENLDFFGRLFGQGAVERAARIDELLRATGLAPFRQRPAGKLSGGMKQKLGICAALIHDPDLLILDEPTTGIDPLSRRQFWELIETMRTRRPGMSVIVATAYMEEADRFDWLAAMHDGKIIATGSPADIKEKTGAESLERAFVALLPEAIRAADTPLPDWPRSETDGAIAIEADGLTRRFGDFTAVDHVSFRIRKGEIFGFLGSNGSGKSTTMRMLTGLLPASEGEAKLFGEPLDASDMETRRRVGFMSQAFSLYGELTVRQNLVLHAELFQIPMGEIAARVGEMLDRFDLRAVADQRPDSLPLGMRQRLQLAVAMVHRPEVLILDEPTSGVDPVARDGFWRILIELSRKEGVTIFLSTHFMNEAERCDRISLMHAGKVLAVGSPTELKAERGMDSLEDVFISVLEQAGMGSGEEADDGDAAKHYEPPKLRRFDRRRLFAYASREWLEIVRDPARLIFAFVGPLLLLLTFGFGISFDVEHLRFAAFDQDQSAESRQLLESFQGSRYFDEQTPITAPDQIDQRLKSGDINIAVEIPPDFGRDLLRARQPEVAVWLDGAMPFRAETTRGYVSGLAQSYLTDQIERRTGSATSLYPIQIETRFRYNQAFKSTNAIVPSVIVLVLVLIPAIMTAIGIVKEKESGSISNFRSTPVTKIEFLVGKQLPYVGIAFVNFLMLVLVARFLFDVPVKGSFAMLAAATLAYVLATTGFGLFVSSFVRSQVAAIFATAIIAIIPAVNFSGLLVPVSSLSGSGRLIGLAFPAAWYQPISVGAFAKGLGLAELWPNLLVLVGFGLFFIGASVVALRKQGA, encoded by the coding sequence ATGACCGGATCGGCGATCCGTTTCGTCGGCGTCGAGCACCGCTATGGCAAGACGGCGGCGCTCGCCGGCATCGACATCGACGTTCCGGCGGGCGTCATGGCGGGGCTCATCGGTCCCGACGGCGTCGGCAAGTCGACGCTTCTCGGCATCATCGCCGGCGTGACACGCATCCAGAAGGGCAGCGTCCAGGTCCTCGGCTGCGACATGCGGCGGAGCGCCGAACGTCGGCAAGCCGGCGCCCGCATCGCCTATATGCCGCAGGGCCTCGGCCGCAATCTCTATCCAACGCTCAGTATTGAGGAGAACCTCGATTTCTTTGGCCGGCTCTTCGGCCAGGGCGCGGTGGAGCGCGCGGCACGGATCGACGAATTGCTGCGGGCCACGGGCCTCGCGCCGTTCCGCCAGCGACCGGCCGGCAAGCTTTCGGGTGGCATGAAGCAGAAGCTCGGCATCTGCGCCGCGCTGATCCACGATCCCGACCTCCTCATTCTCGACGAGCCGACGACCGGCATCGATCCGCTATCGCGGCGCCAGTTCTGGGAACTGATCGAGACGATGCGAACCCGCCGTCCGGGCATGAGCGTCATCGTCGCCACGGCCTATATGGAGGAGGCGGACCGCTTCGACTGGCTCGCCGCCATGCATGACGGCAAGATCATCGCCACCGGATCACCGGCCGATATCAAGGAAAAGACCGGCGCCGAGAGCCTGGAGCGGGCCTTCGTCGCGCTGCTGCCGGAGGCGATCCGGGCGGCGGACACGCCGCTGCCCGACTGGCCACGCAGCGAGACGGACGGCGCGATCGCGATTGAAGCCGACGGGCTGACGCGCCGCTTCGGCGACTTCACCGCCGTCGACCATGTGAGCTTCCGGATACGCAAGGGCGAGATCTTCGGCTTTCTCGGCTCGAACGGGTCAGGCAAGAGCACGACGATGCGCATGCTGACGGGCCTGCTGCCGGCGAGCGAGGGCGAGGCGAAGCTGTTCGGCGAGCCGCTCGACGCCAGCGACATGGAGACGCGCCGCCGCGTCGGCTTCATGTCGCAGGCCTTCTCGCTCTATGGCGAACTGACCGTGCGGCAGAACCTCGTGCTGCATGCCGAGCTGTTCCAGATTCCCATGGGCGAGATCGCGGCGCGGGTTGGCGAGATGCTCGACCGGTTCGATCTGCGCGCCGTCGCCGACCAACGCCCGGACAGCCTTCCGCTCGGCATGCGCCAACGCCTGCAACTCGCCGTCGCGATGGTCCACCGGCCGGAAGTCCTGATCTTGGACGAGCCCACATCCGGCGTCGACCCGGTCGCGCGCGACGGCTTCTGGCGCATCCTGATCGAGTTGTCGCGCAAGGAAGGGGTGACGATCTTCCTGTCCACCCATTTCATGAACGAGGCAGAACGTTGCGACAGGATCTCGCTGATGCATGCCGGCAAAGTGCTCGCCGTCGGCAGCCCGACCGAGCTGAAGGCCGAGCGCGGCATGGATTCGCTGGAAGACGTGTTCATCTCGGTGCTCGAACAGGCCGGCATGGGCAGCGGCGAAGAGGCCGATGACGGCGACGCGGCGAAGCACTATGAGCCGCCCAAGCTGCGCCGCTTCGATCGGCGCCGGCTCTTTGCCTATGCCTCGCGCGAATGGCTGGAGATCGTGCGCGATCCGGCGCGGCTCATCTTTGCCTTTGTCGGTCCGCTGCTGCTGCTCCTGACCTTCGGCTTCGGCATTTCCTTCGACGTCGAGCATCTGCGCTTCGCCGCTTTCGACCAGGACCAGAGTGCCGAGAGCCGCCAATTGCTGGAGAGCTTCCAGGGCTCGCGCTATTTCGACGAGCAGACGCCGATCACAGCGCCGGACCAGATCGACCAGCGGCTCAAGAGCGGCGACATCAACATCGCCGTAGAGATCCCTCCGGATTTCGGCCGCGACCTGCTGCGCGCGCGTCAGCCTGAAGTCGCGGTCTGGCTCGACGGCGCCATGCCATTCCGTGCCGAGACGACGCGCGGCTACGTCTCTGGCCTCGCACAGAGCTACCTCACGGACCAGATCGAGCGGCGTACAGGCAGCGCCACATCGCTCTATCCGATCCAGATCGAGACGCGATTTCGCTATAATCAGGCCTTCAAGAGCACCAATGCCATCGTGCCGAGCGTCATCGTGCTGGTGCTCGTCCTCATTCCCGCGATCATGACCGCGATCGGCATCGTCAAGGAGAAGGAAAGCGGCTCGATCAGCAATTTCCGGTCGACGCCGGTAACCAAGATCGAATTCCTTGTCGGCAAGCAACTGCCCTATGTCGGCATCGCCTTCGTGAATTTCCTGATGCTGGTGCTCGTCGCCCGCTTCCTGTTCGACGTACCGGTCAAGGGATCGTTCGCGATGCTGGCGGCGGCGACGCTCGCCTATGTGCTGGCGACGACCGGCTTCGGTCTCTTCGTCTCCAGCTTCGTTCGCAGCCAGGTCGCGGCGATCTTCGCCACCGCGATCATCGCGATTATACCTGCGGTCAATTTCTCCGGCCTGCTGGTTCCGGTCTCGTCGCTGTCGGGCAGCGGCCGGCTCATCGGCCTCGCCTTTCCGGCCGCCTGGTACCAGCCGATCAGCGTTGGCGCCTTCGCCAAGGGTCTCGGCCTCGCCGAACTCTGGCCCAATCTTCTCGTGCTCGTCGGCTTCGGCCTCTTCTTCATCGGCGCCTCGGTCGTGGCGCTGCGCAAGCAGGGGGCCTGA
- a CDS encoding ABC-2 transporter permease: protein MASRSMKSLSARIARIFRLGVKELYSLKADPVLLFLIVYAFSFAIYAVSTGAKMEVENAAVAMVDEDRSLLSTRLRDAILAPYFKEPVLIDADAIDGMMDSGKYVFVIEIPPNFETDAIAGKKPSLQINIDATAMSQAGNGASYLQSILLQEAVTALKTSASQPIDLVVRAKFNPNLVSAWFTALMQVINNVTMLAVILTGAALIREREHGTIEHLLVMPVTPVEIMLAKIWANGLVIIVAATISLVAVVERLLGVPVAGSLPLFLAASTIYLFSVTSLGILIATASTSMAQFGLIVMPVLIVMELLSGSTTPMESMPGWLQTIMQAAPSPHFVSLSQAILYRGAGLDIVWPQIVALVLIGAVYFALATLRFRKALLSAG, encoded by the coding sequence ATGGCCAGCCGCTCCATGAAGAGCCTTTCGGCCCGCATCGCGCGTATCTTCCGGCTCGGCGTCAAGGAACTCTACAGCCTGAAGGCCGACCCGGTCCTCCTGTTCCTCATCGTCTATGCCTTCAGCTTCGCCATCTATGCCGTATCGACCGGCGCCAAGATGGAGGTCGAGAACGCCGCCGTCGCCATGGTCGACGAAGATCGGTCACTGCTGTCGACACGGCTGCGCGACGCGATCCTCGCGCCCTATTTCAAGGAGCCGGTACTGATCGATGCCGATGCGATCGATGGGATGATGGACAGCGGCAAATATGTCTTCGTCATCGAGATCCCGCCGAACTTCGAGACGGACGCGATCGCCGGCAAGAAGCCGTCGCTGCAGATCAATATCGACGCGACCGCCATGTCGCAGGCCGGTAACGGTGCTTCCTACCTGCAATCGATCCTACTTCAGGAGGCGGTAACCGCGCTCAAGACGAGCGCCAGCCAGCCGATCGACCTCGTCGTCCGGGCGAAATTCAACCCCAATCTGGTCTCGGCCTGGTTCACCGCGCTGATGCAGGTCATCAACAATGTGACGATGCTGGCGGTGATCCTGACCGGCGCGGCGCTGATCCGCGAACGCGAACATGGCACGATCGAGCATCTTCTGGTCATGCCGGTGACGCCGGTCGAGATCATGCTGGCGAAGATCTGGGCCAATGGCCTCGTCATCATCGTGGCCGCGACCATTTCGCTGGTCGCGGTCGTCGAGCGGCTGCTTGGCGTTCCCGTGGCGGGCTCGCTGCCGCTCTTTCTCGCAGCCTCGACGATCTATCTGTTCTCCGTGACCTCGCTTGGCATTCTGATCGCCACGGCCTCGACGTCGATGGCGCAGTTCGGGCTCATCGTCATGCCAGTTCTGATCGTGATGGAGCTGCTATCGGGCAGCACGACACCGATGGAGAGCATGCCAGGCTGGTTGCAGACCATCATGCAGGCGGCTCCCTCGCCGCATTTCGTGTCGCTGTCGCAGGCGATCCTCTATCGCGGTGCCGGGCTCGACATCGTCTGGCCACAGATAGTCGCGCTCGTGCTCATCGGCGCCGTCTATTTCGCCCTGGCGACGCTGCGCTTCCGCAAGGCATTGCTGAGCGCCGGATAG
- a CDS encoding phosphoribosyltransferase: MQRFHDRQDAGRRLAAALTSYAGSDALVLALPRGGVPVAAEIAASLGAELDLLLVRKIGFPSEPEFAMGAVADAPVPILVRNEAAIRAAHVSQAAFDEVAAREIAELGRRRRLYVGERAHAPIAGRTVILVDDGIATGATVRAALTALRRMKPARLVLAVPVGAPDMIAELRREVDDMVCLMTPSPFGAIGCFYDDFSQVGDETVVAALAWFGPPASRGGPQS, from the coding sequence ATGCAACGCTTCCATGACCGTCAGGATGCCGGCCGGCGCCTCGCCGCGGCGCTCACCTCCTACGCCGGCAGCGACGCGCTGGTCCTCGCCCTGCCACGAGGCGGCGTGCCGGTCGCGGCGGAGATCGCGGCGTCGCTGGGCGCGGAGCTCGACCTGCTGCTGGTGCGCAAGATCGGTTTTCCGTCGGAACCGGAGTTCGCGATGGGCGCCGTCGCCGACGCGCCAGTGCCGATCCTCGTCCGCAACGAGGCCGCGATCCGCGCGGCTCATGTCTCGCAGGCCGCGTTCGACGAAGTCGCCGCGCGCGAGATCGCCGAACTGGGCCGTCGCCGAAGGCTCTATGTCGGGGAACGCGCTCATGCGCCGATTGCCGGTCGCACCGTGATCCTTGTCGATGATGGCATCGCAACGGGAGCTACGGTCCGCGCGGCGCTCACGGCGTTGAGGCGGATGAAGCCTGCCCGTCTGGTGCTCGCCGTCCCTGTCGGAGCCCCGGACATGATCGCCGAACTCCGTCGCGAGGTCGACGACATGGTCTGCCTGATGACGCCAAGCCCGTTCGGTGCGATCGGCTGTTTCTACGACGACTTCTCGCAGGTCGGCGACGAGACGGTCGTTGCGGCGTTGGCCTGGTTCGGGCCGCCGGCTTCGCGCGGCGGGCCGCAGTCATAG
- a CDS encoding NAD(+) synthase: MKHFSSLYSHDFLRIAACVPRATVADPDFAVAETLRIAAAGDASRTAVMLFPELGISSYSIDDLVLQDALLEAVEAGLARLAEASKDLFPVLVVGAPLRDGGRLYNTAVAIHRGRILGVVPKAYPPNYREFYERRHFTPGTGVVGREISVAGNKVPFGIDLLFRAEGEVTFTFHMEICEDVWVPLPPSTRAALAGAEVLLNLSASNITIGKADARRLLCASQSMRTVAAYAYSAAGPGESTTDLAWDGQAAVFENGVLLAESERFPRNATQATADIDLGRLRQERMRLNTYGDSVREELGRAPPFRFVAFPFRAPAEPVALERAIERFPYVPSDPSRLRDDCYEAYNIQVQGLAKRLESTGIDKAVIGVSGGLDSTQALMVAVRAMERLGHDASHVLAYTMPGFATSDETKSNAWSLMRALGVTAEEIDIRPAARQMLTDLGHPFSNGEPVYDVTFENVQAGLRTDYLFRLANQNRGLVVGTGDLSELGLGWCTYGVGDHMSHYNVNASVSKTLIQHLIRFVAASGDVDPATADVLYAILATEISPELVPTAAGQTIQSTQQIVGPYALQDFNLYYLTRYGFRPSKIAFLAHHAWQDASAGSWPADLPADDKRAYSLAEIRHWLKLFLRRFFANQFKRSTLPNGPKISSGGSLSPRGDWRAPSDAVADVWLRELEANVPEA, from the coding sequence ATGAAGCATTTCTCCTCCCTCTACAGCCACGACTTCCTGCGGATCGCTGCCTGCGTTCCGCGCGCCACCGTCGCCGATCCCGATTTCGCCGTCGCCGAGACGCTGCGCATAGCGGCGGCGGGCGACGCGTCGCGCACGGCGGTGATGCTGTTCCCGGAACTGGGCATCTCGTCCTATTCGATCGACGATCTCGTGCTCCAGGACGCGCTGCTGGAGGCCGTCGAAGCGGGGCTGGCGCGTCTTGCCGAGGCTTCGAAGGACCTCTTTCCCGTCCTCGTCGTCGGTGCTCCGCTCCGTGACGGGGGCCGCCTCTACAATACGGCCGTCGCCATCCATCGCGGCCGTATCCTCGGCGTCGTGCCGAAGGCCTATCCGCCGAATTATCGCGAGTTCTACGAGCGGCGCCATTTCACGCCGGGAACCGGTGTCGTTGGCCGCGAGATTTCCGTTGCCGGCAACAAGGTTCCCTTCGGCATAGACCTGCTGTTCCGAGCCGAGGGTGAGGTGACCTTCACCTTCCACATGGAGATCTGCGAGGACGTCTGGGTTCCCCTGCCGCCCTCGACGCGCGCCGCGCTGGCCGGGGCCGAGGTGCTGCTCAATCTCTCGGCCAGCAACATCACCATCGGCAAGGCGGATGCGCGGCGCCTGCTCTGCGCCAGCCAGTCCATGCGCACGGTGGCGGCCTATGCCTATTCGGCAGCGGGTCCGGGGGAATCGACGACCGATCTCGCCTGGGATGGCCAGGCGGCAGTGTTCGAGAACGGCGTGCTCCTCGCCGAGAGCGAACGGTTTCCGCGTAACGCCACGCAGGCAACGGCCGATATCGATCTCGGCCGGCTGCGGCAGGAGCGGATGCGGCTCAACACCTATGGCGACAGCGTGCGCGAGGAGCTCGGGCGAGCGCCGCCCTTCCGCTTCGTGGCATTTCCGTTCAGGGCGCCGGCTGAGCCGGTGGCGCTGGAGCGGGCGATCGAGCGTTTTCCCTATGTCCCGTCCGATCCTTCCCGCCTGCGCGACGATTGCTATGAGGCCTACAACATTCAGGTCCAGGGCCTCGCCAAGCGGCTGGAATCGACCGGAATCGACAAGGCCGTGATCGGTGTCTCGGGTGGCCTCGATTCGACGCAGGCGCTGATGGTCGCCGTCCGGGCCATGGAGCGGCTCGGCCATGATGCGAGCCACGTCCTTGCCTATACGATGCCGGGCTTCGCGACGTCGGATGAGACCAAGTCGAATGCTTGGTCGCTGATGCGCGCCCTCGGCGTCACGGCCGAGGAGATCGACATCCGCCCGGCGGCGCGGCAGATGCTGACCGATCTCGGTCACCCGTTCTCGAACGGCGAGCCGGTCTATGACGTCACCTTCGAGAATGTGCAGGCGGGCTTGAGGACCGATTATCTCTTCCGCCTCGCCAACCAGAATCGCGGCCTCGTCGTCGGCACCGGCGATCTGTCCGAGCTCGGCCTTGGCTGGTGCACCTATGGCGTCGGCGATCACATGTCGCACTACAACGTCAACGCCTCGGTCTCGAAGACGCTGATCCAGCATCTGATTCGCTTCGTCGCCGCCTCGGGCGATGTCGATCCGGCGACGGCCGACGTGCTCTACGCTATCCTTGCCACCGAGATCTCGCCGGAACTGGTGCCGACCGCCGCCGGGCAGACCATCCAGTCGACGCAGCAGATCGTCGGACCCTACGCGCTGCAAGATTTCAACCTTTACTATTTGACCCGCTACGGCTTTCGCCCGTCTAAGATCGCTTTCCTCGCCCACCACGCCTGGCAGGATGCGTCGGCCGGCAGCTGGCCGGCCGATCTGCCGGCGGATGACAAGCGCGCTTATTCGCTGGCCGAGATCCGCCATTGGCTGAAGCTGTTCCTGAGGCGCTTCTTCGCCAATCAGTTCAAGCGCTCGACGCTGCCGAACGGGCCAAAGATCTCGTCCGGCGGGTCGCTGTCTCCTCGGGGCGACTGGCGAGCGCCTTCAGACGCCGTCGCCGATGTCTGGCTCAGGGAGCTGGAGGCCAACGTGCCGGAGGCGTGA
- a CDS encoding universal stress protein, with protein sequence MFHHILVPTDGSPLSGMAIEKSVALAKSLGARITFLTAVEPFHIWTDNANQLAYTREEYERISKESAGGYLDSAVAAAEAAGVAVGRVQVETDEPYRAIIDAAVERGCDLVAMASHGRRGVAALVIGSETQKVLTHSAIPVLVYR encoded by the coding sequence ATGTTCCATCATATACTCGTGCCGACAGACGGATCGCCGCTCTCGGGCATGGCGATCGAGAAGTCCGTGGCGCTCGCCAAGTCTCTCGGCGCCAGGATCACGTTCCTGACCGCGGTCGAGCCTTTCCACATCTGGACCGACAACGCCAACCAGCTCGCCTATACGCGGGAAGAGTATGAGCGTATTTCGAAAGAATCGGCCGGTGGATATCTGGACAGCGCCGTGGCCGCGGCCGAGGCCGCCGGTGTCGCCGTCGGCAGGGTGCAGGTGGAAACGGACGAGCCCTATCGCGCCATTATCGATGCGGCGGTCGAGCGTGGCTGTGACCTCGTCGCCATGGCCTCGCATGGACGGCGCGGCGTCGCGGCGCTCGTCATCGGCAGCGAGACGCAGAAGGTCCTGACGCATTCGGCGATTCCCGTTCTCGTCTATCGCTGA
- a CDS encoding BMP family protein codes for MANRISRRTFLKASAAGSLVLAAPRAFAAEKLKVAGIHASPVENAWNSRLHEALLAAAKDGVIEYTFSEGVSGTDYPRAMREYAEAGNKLIVGESYAVETEARQVAADYPGTAFLMGSSGGPAGDNFGTFGTWNHEAAYLAGMLAAPMSKSGTFGAVGAIPIPEVNILINAFRAGVKEVRPDAKFLNGFIGTFFDPPKAREAALAQIDAGADILFGERIGTADAAKEKGIKSVGSLLDYTPRYPDTVFANAMWYFRPILDAAIKDTQAGAKTGKDYSPFSFMKEGGNDIIFTESMVVADSVPAMQAKREAIKAGTFTVPVDPAEPT; via the coding sequence ATGGCCAATCGGATCTCCCGAAGGACCTTCCTGAAGGCTTCGGCCGCGGGAAGCCTCGTCCTCGCCGCGCCGCGGGCTTTCGCCGCCGAGAAGCTGAAGGTCGCCGGCATCCATGCTTCCCCGGTCGAGAATGCCTGGAATTCGCGCCTGCACGAGGCGCTGCTCGCCGCCGCCAAGGATGGCGTCATCGAATATACCTTCTCCGAAGGAGTCTCCGGGACCGATTATCCGCGCGCCATGCGCGAATATGCGGAAGCTGGCAACAAGCTGATCGTCGGCGAATCCTATGCCGTCGAGACCGAGGCGCGGCAGGTCGCGGCCGATTATCCCGGCACGGCCTTCCTTATGGGCTCGTCCGGCGGACCGGCCGGCGACAATTTCGGCACCTTCGGAACCTGGAACCACGAGGCGGCCTATCTCGCCGGCATGCTGGCGGCGCCGATGTCGAAGAGCGGAACCTTCGGCGCGGTCGGCGCCATCCCGATCCCCGAGGTCAACATCCTGATCAACGCCTTCCGGGCCGGCGTCAAGGAAGTGCGGCCGGACGCGAAATTCCTGAACGGCTTCATCGGCACGTTCTTCGATCCGCCCAAGGCGCGCGAGGCGGCGCTGGCACAGATCGACGCCGGCGCCGACATATTGTTCGGCGAGCGCATCGGCACCGCCGACGCCGCGAAAGAGAAGGGCATCAAATCCGTCGGCTCACTGCTCGACTACACGCCGCGCTATCCCGACACCGTCTTCGCCAATGCCATGTGGTATTTCCGGCCGATCCTCGACGCCGCGATCAAGGATACGCAGGCCGGCGCCAAGACGGGCAAGGACTACAGCCCGTTCTCGTTCATGAAGGAAGGCGGCAACGACATCATCTTCACCGAGAGCATGGTCGTGGCCGATTCCGTTCCGGCCATGCAGGCCAAGCGCGAGGCGATCAAGGCGGGCACCTTCACGGTTCCAGTCGATCCGGCCGAGCCGACCTGA